The Burkholderia mayonis genome window below encodes:
- a CDS encoding CDP-6-deoxy-delta-3,4-glucoseen reductase, whose protein sequence is MAFNVTLKQSGRQFQVETGETVLAAALRQNVHLPYGCKNGACGSCKGTILQGQFEQGPHSASALSNDERTRGLALLCCSKPQSDLEVDVREIAGVDGVQVKKLPCRVAALERRADDVIVLRLQLPANERLQYLAGQYIEFILKDGARRSYSMATAPHEEGQIELHIRHMPGGKFTDHVFGAMKERDILRFEGPLGTFFLREDSDKPIVLLASGTGFAPIKAIIEHAHHLKLGRPMTLYWGARRKKDLYLLDVAEQWAKEIPNFEFVPVLSEPDASDAWTGRTGFVHRAVIEDLPDLSGYQVYACGAPVMVESAQRDFTQHHSLPADEFYADSFTSAADLAHAV, encoded by the coding sequence ATGGCTTTTAACGTAACCCTCAAGCAAAGCGGCCGGCAGTTCCAGGTCGAAACCGGCGAAACCGTGCTCGCGGCGGCGCTGCGTCAGAACGTCCATCTGCCCTACGGCTGCAAGAACGGCGCGTGCGGTTCGTGCAAGGGCACGATCTTGCAAGGCCAGTTCGAGCAGGGACCGCACTCCGCTTCAGCGCTGTCGAACGACGAGCGCACGCGCGGCCTCGCGCTGCTGTGCTGCTCGAAGCCGCAGAGCGACCTCGAAGTCGACGTGCGCGAGATCGCCGGCGTCGACGGCGTCCAGGTGAAGAAGCTGCCGTGCCGCGTCGCGGCGCTCGAGCGCCGCGCAGACGACGTGATCGTGCTGAGACTGCAGTTGCCGGCAAACGAGCGCCTGCAATATCTCGCCGGCCAGTACATCGAATTCATCCTGAAGGACGGCGCGCGCCGCAGCTACTCGATGGCGACGGCGCCGCACGAGGAAGGCCAGATCGAGCTGCACATTCGCCACATGCCGGGCGGCAAGTTCACCGACCACGTGTTCGGCGCGATGAAGGAGCGCGACATCCTGCGCTTCGAAGGCCCGCTCGGCACGTTCTTCCTGCGCGAGGATTCGGACAAGCCGATCGTGCTGCTCGCGTCCGGCACGGGCTTCGCGCCGATCAAGGCGATCATCGAGCACGCGCATCATCTGAAGCTCGGGCGCCCGATGACGCTCTACTGGGGTGCGCGCCGCAAGAAGGATCTGTATCTGCTCGACGTCGCCGAGCAATGGGCGAAGGAGATCCCGAACTTCGAGTTCGTGCCGGTGCTCTCCGAGCCAGACGCGAGCGACGCGTGGACGGGCCGCACGGGCTTCGTGCACCGCGCGGTGATCGAGGATCTGCCGGACCTGTCCGGCTACCAGGTGTACGCGTGCGGCGCGCCGGTGATGGTCGAATCCGCGCAGCGCGACTTCACGCAGCACCACAGCCTGCCCGCCGACGAGTTCTATGCGGACTCGTTTACGAGCGCTGCGGACCTCGCCCACGCCGTCTGA
- a CDS encoding NAD-dependent epimerase/dehydratase family protein — protein sequence MQRVHGSYNAFLRINRYTMIATRILRRPRVLIVGCGDVGMRCVAQLRARRRNLRIVALTSHRARCAELRAAGVVPVVGDLDERATLARIARLASVVLHLAPPQATGEVDRRTQALVAALASPRRPSRQFAPAYGRLRAGRAAARSAWPPFQATGIVPDALSRPAVVYASTSGVYGDCGGAWVDETRPVRPGNPRARRRVSAERQLRRATARGALSARIVRIPGIYAANRLPLARLEKGTPALVEADDVYTNHIHADDLASILLRAATRGKPARIVHASDDTELKMGDYFEQVARAFGMHYPPRITRADAEQQLEPMLLSFMRESRRLANARMKRELRVALRYPTVDDFLRTVAAPRPIK from the coding sequence GTGCAACGCGTGCACGGCAGCTACAATGCATTCCTACGGATCAACCGATACACCATGATTGCGACACGAATCCTGCGCAGGCCGCGCGTATTGATCGTCGGCTGCGGCGACGTCGGCATGCGTTGCGTCGCGCAGTTGCGCGCGCGGCGCCGGAACTTGCGCATCGTCGCGCTGACGAGCCATCGGGCGCGCTGCGCTGAACTGCGGGCGGCGGGCGTCGTGCCCGTCGTCGGCGATCTGGACGAGCGCGCGACGCTCGCACGGATCGCGCGTCTCGCAAGCGTCGTGCTGCATCTCGCGCCGCCGCAGGCGACGGGTGAAGTCGACCGCAGAACGCAGGCGCTCGTCGCCGCGCTCGCGTCGCCGCGGCGGCCGTCGCGTCAGTTCGCGCCGGCGTACGGCAGGCTGCGCGCGGGGCGGGCCGCCGCCAGATCGGCTTGGCCGCCTTTTCAGGCAACGGGTATTGTACCCGACGCCCTGTCGCGTCCTGCCGTCGTCTACGCGAGCACGAGCGGCGTTTACGGTGATTGCGGCGGCGCATGGGTTGACGAAACGCGTCCGGTGCGGCCTGGGAATCCGCGCGCGCGACGGCGCGTGTCGGCCGAGCGTCAATTGCGCCGCGCGACCGCGCGCGGCGCGCTGTCCGCACGCATCGTGCGGATTCCCGGCATCTACGCGGCGAACCGGCTGCCGCTCGCGCGGCTCGAGAAGGGGACGCCGGCCCTCGTCGAGGCCGACGACGTCTATACGAACCACATCCATGCCGACGATCTCGCGTCGATCCTGCTGCGCGCCGCGACGCGCGGCAAGCCCGCGCGGATCGTCCATGCGAGCGACGACACCGAGCTGAAGATGGGGGATTACTTCGAGCAGGTCGCGCGCGCGTTCGGCATGCACTACCCGCCGCGCATCACGCGTGCCGACGCGGAGCAGCAGCTCGAGCCGATGCTGCTGTCGTTCATGCGCGAGTCGCGACGGCTCGCGAACGCGAGGATGAAGCGCGAATTGCGCGTCGCGCTGCGCTATCCGACCGTCGATGATTTCCTGCGCACCGTGGCCGCGCCGCGCCCGATCAAGTGA
- a CDS encoding pseudouridine synthase: protein MDLESILFTQGFGSRRQCRALVEAGRVAVGGATCVDAHASFDTAHLAFEVDGVAWPYHARAYVVLNKPAGYECSREPQHHSSVFSLLPPQFAERGVQCVGRLDQDTTGLLLLSDDGQFVHAYTSPKRKVPKTYVATVRHPLDDAQLDALRAGVLLHGEPKPIAAIAAIARGERLLEMTVAEGKYHQVKRMVAAASNRVEALHRASIGGFALPADLAEGAWRWLGERDLAALRDTAKTLSG from the coding sequence ATGGATCTCGAAAGCATTCTGTTTACGCAAGGCTTCGGGTCGCGCCGCCAGTGCCGCGCGCTCGTCGAAGCAGGGCGCGTCGCCGTCGGCGGCGCGACGTGCGTCGATGCGCACGCGTCGTTCGACACCGCCCATCTCGCGTTCGAAGTCGACGGCGTCGCGTGGCCGTACCACGCGCGCGCGTACGTCGTGCTCAACAAGCCGGCGGGCTACGAGTGCTCGCGCGAGCCGCAGCATCATTCGAGCGTCTTCAGCCTGCTGCCGCCGCAGTTCGCAGAGCGCGGCGTCCAGTGTGTCGGCCGCCTCGACCAGGACACGACGGGCCTCCTGCTGCTGTCCGACGACGGCCAGTTCGTCCACGCGTACACGTCGCCGAAGCGCAAGGTGCCAAAGACCTATGTCGCGACGGTGCGCCACCCGCTCGACGACGCGCAGCTCGACGCGCTGCGCGCGGGCGTGCTGCTGCACGGCGAGCCGAAACCGATCGCCGCGATCGCCGCGATCGCCCGAGGAGAACGACTCCTCGAAATGACGGTCGCCGAAGGGAAATATCACCAGGTGAAGCGGATGGTCGCGGCGGCGAGCAACCGCGTCGAGGCGCTGCATCGCGCGAGCATCGGCGGCTTCGCGCTGCCGGCGGATCTCGCCGAAGGCGCTTGGCGCTGGCTCGGCGAGCGCGATCTGGCTGCATTGCGCGACACGGCGAAAACCCTGTCAGGGTAA
- the copC gene encoding copper homeostasis periplasmic binding protein CopC: MTTTTTMTSVARRGLAAALALTLSSVAFAHAKPEKTDPPANAAVAAPQAVSIGFTETLEPAFSSIVVVDAAGAPAAAAKAVVDASDRKRMSVALKPLQAGEYTVKWVAVATDGHRTQGSYQFTVK; the protein is encoded by the coding sequence ATGACAACTACGACCACGATGACTTCCGTCGCGCGGCGCGGCCTCGCCGCCGCGCTCGCGCTCACGCTGTCGAGCGTAGCGTTCGCGCACGCGAAACCCGAAAAGACCGATCCGCCCGCGAACGCCGCGGTCGCCGCGCCGCAGGCCGTGTCGATCGGCTTCACCGAAACGCTCGAGCCGGCGTTCAGCTCGATCGTCGTCGTCGACGCGGCGGGCGCGCCGGCCGCGGCCGCAAAGGCGGTCGTCGACGCATCCGATCGCAAGCGCATGTCGGTCGCGCTCAAGCCGCTGCAGGCGGGCGAGTATACGGTCAAGTGGGTTGCGGTCGCGACCGACGGCCATCGCACGCAGGGCAGCTACCAGTTCACCGTGAAATAA
- a CDS encoding LysR family transcriptional regulator, translating to MREVNRFSEMAVFVQVIESCGFSAAGRRLDMTPSAISKFIQRLETRLGVRLLNRTTRKLQLTPEGAAFYERCVRILDDIADAEREATRGTSPQGRVRINSHVPFGKRHLMPLLPEFQRRYPDITLDIVLSDAVVDLLDDRSDIAIRSGALDDSRLVMRRLGGSRMVVVGSPAYFEGRGVPQTPDDLDRHHCIGLSGNTKAWPFVVAEGQRLRPSGGNLLLGDGESIREAAVSGLGLARLARCHVAEDIDAERLVPVLEAFNPGDEEEISAVFVGPSERLPARVRVLLDFLKERIRIGSRVIDDWDEAPAAGTRATVTQLR from the coding sequence TGGCGGTGTTCGTTCAGGTGATCGAGTCGTGTGGATTCTCTGCGGCGGGACGACGGCTCGACATGACGCCGTCGGCGATCAGCAAGTTCATTCAACGGCTCGAGACGCGGCTCGGCGTGCGCCTGCTGAACCGCACGACACGCAAGCTGCAGCTCACGCCGGAAGGCGCCGCGTTCTACGAACGCTGCGTGCGCATCCTCGATGACATCGCCGACGCCGAGCGCGAAGCGACGCGCGGCACGAGTCCGCAGGGACGCGTGCGAATCAATTCGCACGTGCCGTTCGGCAAGCGCCATCTGATGCCGCTTCTGCCCGAATTCCAGCGCCGCTATCCGGACATCACGCTCGACATCGTGCTATCGGATGCGGTCGTCGATCTGCTCGACGACCGCAGCGACATCGCGATCCGCTCGGGCGCGCTCGACGATTCGCGGCTCGTGATGCGCAGGCTCGGCGGCAGCCGGATGGTCGTCGTCGGCTCGCCCGCGTACTTCGAGGGCAGGGGCGTGCCGCAGACGCCGGATGATCTCGATCGCCACCATTGCATCGGTCTCAGCGGCAACACGAAGGCATGGCCGTTCGTCGTGGCGGAAGGCCAGCGTCTGCGGCCGTCGGGCGGCAACCTGCTGCTCGGCGACGGCGAGAGCATCCGCGAGGCAGCCGTCTCCGGGCTCGGGCTCGCACGGCTCGCGCGCTGTCACGTCGCGGAGGACATCGATGCGGAGCGCCTCGTGCCGGTGCTCGAAGCGTTCAATCCGGGCGACGAGGAAGAGATCAGCGCCGTGTTCGTCGGGCCGAGCGAACGTCTGCCGGCGCGCGTGCGCGTGCTGCTCGATTTCCTGAAAGAGCGGATCCGCATCGGATCGCGTGTGATCGACGATTGGGACGAGGCGCCGGCGGCCGGCACGCGCGCCACCGTCACGCAACTGCGCTGA